In a genomic window of Streptomyces sp. SJL17-4:
- a CDS encoding glycoside hydrolase family 32 protein codes for MRVPHVPLHRRTLLRAGGLALLPVLLPTPVTGTAAAAPAARRRPQALPEAVTSPIPDPLPYRGSWQRTPDGGQLATDAGATASLAISEHRVGVRAGYSARITPDPATPHARGGLVLRAAPDGTTGYGAVLEPATGRVVLIDLASGETLATGAGRPGTTLDVVLDGPALTVHVDGSQVLAVEDHRHASGQVGLLATDGTVSFGPPRTWSVTTDLSGWTPSGGGSWTPTPLGLVADAPAGTNIRTTAADEAYDTYLQADVLVHDPYAVAALLVRADAAGSRGYAVEVDPNQGRLRLYRVDGDITLGTHSTPIAPGTVHRLRVEAEGRRLRVYWQSDFLRPDGYDPVIATEDPAPAPWLAGRPGLLAYNGRVAYENVTAAGPRTELPGATTESGTWTRDLLGLRGSAGLRTAPAPDAAEIVVSADVRLAGASAAGLLVRGHEIILAPGTGDLRLVDHARRTLLVTAPPPVRPLRTGTPFRIEVHLVDGEFTVYVDGMRALRAPATAAGDTVGLVAAEGTAYFQDVYAVDVREHFTEPYRPAVHHSPRTGRGSDPNGLVHFDGEYHLFHQDEGRWAHAVSTDLLHWHSLPHALDRNAYGHCWSGSAVVDTHDDSGLFGGAPGLIAYYTSVHPDRIGGNQSVRAAYSTDRGRSWLPYGGPEPLVGNPGGPDGGWDFRDPKVLRDEAHDQWVMVVSGGDHLRFFTSRDLLHWTHASSFGYGEWVAGGGVWECPDLFPLPVDGDPARTVWVLTLSTGAVRATDGSTARYLTGTWDGTAFTADQPPGPAPRSDHGRDFYAAVSFDNVPDGRRVWLGWTTNWDYPFSAPTRPWNGQHSIPRELTLADGQDGPVLRQLPVTELASLRTDTTVRRDLTAGPGLPDPCAGLTGISYEIETVLVLPATGAATWCGFHLRRKDGQSTLVGYDAVRERLFVDRTDSGRTDFTRYFAGRTEAPLAAARVADGSRTVRLRILVDSSSVEVFGGAGEAVVTSLVLPDPDARGLAFTAEGGTVRIAELAFHRLASTCRLTDEIPAPAAPPPPGEFRTDLGTLTTVPAGRWEPTGAGHTGTFDRDSDAISARRFADLELSGLLTLGGPDGTRGAASLLWRASADGADGYVLNVDPDLRAVRLVVRRGGSFDDAAALARVPALVRHGATYHLRIVHRGTRIEVFLDGNRIIDHTDTAATHSAGHVGLNVFGGRAGYQDTYAKEL; via the coding sequence CCTCCCCGAGGCCGTCACCTCACCGATCCCCGACCCCCTTCCGTACCGGGGCAGTTGGCAGCGCACCCCGGACGGCGGTCAGCTCGCCACCGACGCCGGAGCCACCGCGTCGCTCGCGATCTCCGAGCACCGCGTCGGCGTGCGCGCCGGATACTCCGCACGGATCACCCCCGACCCGGCCACCCCGCACGCCCGGGGAGGACTCGTCCTCCGGGCGGCGCCCGACGGCACCACCGGATACGGCGCCGTCCTCGAACCGGCCACCGGAAGGGTCGTCCTGATCGACCTGGCGAGCGGGGAGACGCTCGCCACCGGAGCGGGCCGCCCCGGCACGACCCTCGACGTCGTCCTCGACGGGCCGGCCCTCACCGTCCACGTCGACGGCAGCCAGGTCCTCGCCGTCGAGGACCACCGCCACGCCTCCGGACAGGTGGGCCTGCTGGCCACCGACGGCACGGTCAGCTTCGGACCGCCCCGCACGTGGTCCGTCACCACCGACCTCAGCGGCTGGACCCCGAGCGGCGGCGGCAGCTGGACGCCCACTCCGCTGGGCCTCGTCGCCGACGCCCCCGCCGGCACCAACATCCGTACGACCGCCGCCGACGAGGCGTACGACACCTACCTCCAGGCCGACGTCCTCGTCCATGACCCGTACGCCGTCGCCGCTCTCCTGGTCCGCGCCGACGCCGCCGGCAGCCGTGGCTACGCCGTCGAGGTCGACCCGAACCAGGGCCGCCTCCGCCTCTACCGCGTCGACGGCGACATCACCCTCGGCACCCACTCCACCCCGATCGCCCCCGGCACCGTCCACCGTCTGCGCGTCGAGGCCGAGGGGCGCCGTCTCCGGGTGTACTGGCAGAGCGACTTCCTCCGCCCGGACGGCTACGACCCCGTCATCGCCACGGAGGACCCGGCCCCCGCCCCGTGGCTCGCCGGCCGCCCCGGGCTCCTCGCCTACAACGGACGGGTCGCCTACGAGAACGTCACCGCAGCCGGCCCGCGCACCGAACTCCCGGGCGCCACCACGGAGTCCGGCACCTGGACCCGCGACCTGCTGGGTCTGCGCGGCAGCGCGGGACTGCGCACCGCACCCGCGCCGGACGCGGCCGAGATCGTCGTCTCCGCCGACGTGCGGCTCGCGGGCGCGAGCGCCGCAGGTCTCCTCGTGCGCGGTCACGAGATCATCCTGGCACCCGGCACGGGCGACCTCCGTCTCGTCGACCACGCCCGCCGCACCCTCCTCGTCACCGCACCCCCACCCGTCCGTCCCCTGCGCACCGGCACCCCCTTCCGCATCGAAGTGCATCTCGTGGACGGGGAGTTCACCGTGTACGTGGACGGGATGCGGGCCCTGCGCGCACCGGCGACCGCCGCCGGTGACACCGTCGGGCTCGTCGCGGCCGAGGGCACCGCGTACTTCCAGGACGTCTACGCCGTCGACGTACGCGAGCACTTCACCGAGCCCTACCGGCCCGCCGTCCACCACTCACCCCGCACCGGCCGGGGCAGCGACCCCAACGGGCTCGTCCACTTCGACGGCGAGTACCACCTCTTCCACCAGGACGAGGGCCGCTGGGCGCACGCCGTCTCCACCGACCTCCTGCACTGGCACAGCCTCCCGCACGCCCTCGACCGGAACGCCTACGGCCACTGCTGGTCCGGCTCCGCCGTCGTCGACACCCACGACGACTCCGGCCTCTTCGGCGGCGCACCCGGCCTCATCGCGTACTACACGAGCGTCCACCCCGACAGGATCGGCGGGAACCAGTCGGTCCGCGCCGCCTACAGCACCGACCGGGGACGCTCCTGGCTGCCGTACGGCGGCCCCGAGCCGCTCGTCGGCAACCCCGGCGGCCCGGACGGCGGCTGGGACTTCCGCGACCCGAAAGTCCTCAGGGACGAAGCCCACGACCAGTGGGTCATGGTGGTCTCCGGCGGAGACCACCTGCGGTTCTTCACCTCCCGCGACCTCCTCCACTGGACGCATGCCAGCTCCTTCGGATACGGGGAGTGGGTGGCGGGCGGCGGTGTCTGGGAGTGCCCCGACCTCTTCCCGCTCCCCGTCGACGGCGACCCGGCCCGTACGGTCTGGGTCCTCACCCTGAGCACGGGAGCCGTCCGCGCCACCGACGGTTCCACCGCCCGGTATCTCACCGGAACATGGGACGGGACCGCGTTCACCGCCGACCAGCCCCCGGGCCCGGCCCCGCGCAGCGACCACGGCCGTGACTTCTACGCGGCCGTCTCCTTCGACAACGTCCCCGACGGACGCCGGGTCTGGCTCGGCTGGACCACCAACTGGGACTATCCGTTCAGCGCGCCCACCCGTCCGTGGAACGGCCAGCACAGCATTCCCCGTGAACTCACCCTCGCCGACGGCCAGGACGGCCCGGTCCTGCGTCAACTGCCCGTCACCGAACTGGCCTCGCTCCGGACGGACACCACGGTACGGAGGGACCTCACGGCCGGACCCGGCTTGCCCGACCCGTGCGCGGGCCTGACCGGGATCAGCTACGAGATCGAGACGGTACTCGTCCTGCCCGCCACCGGGGCGGCCACCTGGTGTGGCTTCCACCTGCGCCGGAAGGACGGGCAGTCCACCCTCGTCGGCTACGACGCCGTGCGCGAGCGCCTGTTCGTCGACCGCACCGACTCCGGCCGCACCGACTTCACCCGGTACTTCGCCGGCCGCACCGAAGCCCCGCTGGCCGCCGCCCGAGTGGCCGACGGCAGTCGCACGGTCCGGCTCCGGATCCTCGTCGACTCCTCGTCCGTCGAGGTGTTCGGTGGCGCGGGCGAGGCCGTCGTCACCAGCCTGGTCCTGCCCGATCCCGACGCCCGTGGACTGGCCTTCACCGCCGAGGGCGGCACGGTCCGGATCGCCGAACTGGCCTTCCACCGGCTCGCCTCCACCTGCCGGCTCACCGACGAGATCCCCGCCCCGGCCGCACCCCCGCCACCGGGGGAGTTCCGCACCGACCTCGGCACCCTCACCACCGTCCCCGCCGGACGCTGGGAGCCCACCGGCGCCGGGCACACCGGCACCTTCGACCGGGACAGCGACGCGATCTCCGCCCGCCGCTTCGCCGACCTGGAACTCTCCGGCCTGCTCACGCTCGGCGGCCCCGACGGCACCCGCGGCGCCGCGTCCCTGCTGTGGCGGGCCTCGGCCGACGGCGCCGACGGCTACGTCCTCAACGTCGACCCGGATCTGCGGGCCGTCCGGCTCGTCGTCCGGCGCGGCGGATCCTTCGACGACGCGGCCGCGCTCGCCCGGGTCCCCGCCCTGGTGCGGCACGGGGCCACGTACCATCTGCGGATCGTCCACCGGGGCACCCGCATCGAGGTCTTCCTCGACGGGAACCGCATCATCGACCACACCGACACCGCGGCCACCCACAGCGCGGGCCACGTCGGGCTGAACGTCTTCGGGGGCCGGGCCGGCTACCAGGACACCTACGCCAAGGAGCTCTGA
- a CDS encoding carbohydrate kinase: protein MSFLVIGECVADIVRAPAGSAAADRVHPGGSPANVAYGLGRLGRDVTLLTQLADDTTGRLIEAHLKGAGVRVEIGDMPERTPSAVVGLDARGQASYTFDIAWTLKGGPPADLAPGHVHIGSIAAVTAPGAAAVLGGTERLRERATVSYDPNVRPELMGEHGSAVTRVERCVALSDLVKASDEDLAWLYPGEDPRTVAARWLALGPAVVLVTRGSAGSLAVTRHHTVAAEAPPVTVVDTVGAGDSFMSTVLDALAGQGRDALGALGAEDLAGLLRRAGAAAAVTVSRAGAQPPDRAELDAALRRFALRSGRAW from the coding sequence ATGTCCTTCCTGGTGATCGGCGAGTGCGTCGCCGACATCGTCCGCGCCCCGGCGGGCTCCGCCGCCGCCGACCGCGTCCACCCGGGCGGCAGCCCCGCCAACGTCGCCTACGGCCTCGGGCGGCTCGGCAGGGACGTCACCCTGCTCACCCAGCTCGCCGACGACACCACCGGCCGGCTCATCGAGGCCCATCTCAAGGGCGCGGGCGTACGGGTGGAGATCGGCGACATGCCCGAACGCACCCCTTCGGCGGTCGTCGGCCTCGACGCGCGCGGTCAGGCCTCCTACACCTTCGACATCGCCTGGACGCTGAAGGGCGGGCCCCCGGCCGACCTGGCGCCCGGCCATGTGCACATCGGCTCGATCGCCGCCGTCACCGCGCCCGGCGCGGCGGCCGTCCTCGGCGGGACCGAGCGGCTGCGGGAGCGTGCCACCGTCAGCTACGACCCCAACGTGCGGCCCGAACTGATGGGGGAGCACGGGTCGGCCGTGACCCGCGTCGAGCGCTGCGTCGCGCTCAGCGACCTGGTCAAGGCGAGCGACGAGGACCTGGCCTGGTTGTACCCGGGCGAGGACCCGCGCACGGTCGCCGCCCGTTGGCTCGCCCTCGGCCCGGCCGTCGTCCTCGTCACCCGGGGATCGGCCGGCTCGCTCGCCGTCACCCGCCACCACACCGTCGCCGCCGAGGCGCCGCCGGTCACCGTCGTCGACACGGTCGGCGCGGGCGACTCCTTCATGTCCACCGTCCTCGACGCGCTCGCCGGGCAGGGGCGGGACGCCCTGGGCGCGCTCGGCGCCGAAGACCTCGCGGGGCTTCTGCGGAGGGCGGGCGCGGCGGCGGCCGTCACCGTCTCCCGGGCCGGCGCCCAGCCGCCGGACCGGGCCGAACTGGACGCCGCCCTCCGGAGGTTCGCCCTCAGGTCCGGGCGTGCGTGGTGA
- a CDS encoding bifunctional GNAT family N-acetyltransferase/ATP-binding protein, translated as MNWHIHDYRESDLAAVVHLIDTTAELGQESVFSLAECISALTTRQPAVVAVHQGVPIGAALASVSGERAWVMRIAISSAWRGRGLASALLVELERRLVAARAGRIAYVLPEEELLGEGLLNAGYTRQPAVAYFEKVEPLHGPAAGLLDDLGGRLLPGDLWAKVAGMEREKDLIERRVVLPLAEPERAGRHGVRPPRAVCLFGPPGTGKTTFARGIASRLGWPFVEILPSRLADEGNLAAALRSAFARIAELERVLVFIDEVEEIAPVRSEPAQPGGMHGVTNELLKLIPGFRERDERLLVCATNSIRSLDPAFLRPGRFDYLIPIGTPDKAARAAIWARYTDGRTDVDIDELVLASDLFTPADIEHAARIAAQASFERDLLAVGGRGGDAPAPGASTADYLAAIGECRPTVTPEMVEQFASDITTHART; from the coding sequence GTGAACTGGCACATCCACGACTACCGCGAGAGCGATCTCGCCGCCGTCGTCCATCTGATCGACACGACCGCGGAGCTCGGCCAGGAGTCCGTCTTCTCGCTGGCCGAGTGCATCAGCGCCCTCACCACCCGCCAGCCTGCCGTGGTGGCCGTCCACCAGGGCGTGCCGATCGGCGCCGCGCTCGCCTCCGTCTCCGGCGAGCGGGCGTGGGTCATGCGGATCGCGATCTCCTCGGCCTGGCGCGGCCGCGGTCTCGCCAGCGCGCTCCTCGTGGAGCTGGAGCGTCGGCTGGTGGCGGCCCGGGCGGGGAGGATCGCGTACGTCCTGCCGGAGGAGGAGCTCCTCGGCGAGGGTCTCCTCAACGCCGGGTACACCCGCCAGCCGGCCGTCGCGTACTTCGAGAAGGTGGAGCCGCTGCACGGTCCCGCCGCCGGGCTCCTCGACGATCTGGGCGGGCGGCTCCTCCCCGGCGACCTGTGGGCCAAGGTCGCCGGCATGGAGCGGGAGAAGGACCTGATCGAACGCCGGGTGGTGCTGCCGCTCGCCGAGCCGGAGCGGGCCGGACGGCACGGGGTGCGCCCGCCGCGCGCGGTCTGTCTGTTCGGCCCGCCGGGCACGGGCAAGACGACGTTCGCCCGCGGGATCGCCTCCCGGCTCGGCTGGCCTTTCGTGGAGATCCTGCCGTCCCGTCTCGCCGACGAGGGGAACCTCGCCGCCGCCCTGCGGTCCGCGTTCGCGCGGATCGCGGAACTGGAGCGCGTGCTCGTCTTCATCGACGAGGTCGAGGAGATCGCGCCCGTGCGCTCGGAGCCCGCGCAGCCCGGCGGCATGCACGGAGTGACGAACGAACTCCTCAAGCTGATACCGGGGTTCAGGGAGCGGGACGAGCGGCTGCTCGTCTGTGCCACCAACTCGATCCGCTCCCTGGACCCGGCGTTCCTGCGGCCCGGCCGGTTCGACTACCTCATCCCGATCGGTACGCCGGACAAGGCCGCGCGGGCCGCGATCTGGGCCCGGTACACCGATGGCAGGACGGACGTCGACATCGACGAACTGGTCCTGGCGAGCGACCTGTTCACCCCGGCCGACATCGAGCACGCCGCCCGGATCGCCGCCCAGGCCTCCTTCGAGCGGGACCTGCTCGCCGTCGGTGGGCGGGGCGGCGACGCTCCGGCGCCCGGGGCGAGCACCGCGGACTATCTGGCGGCCATCGGGGAGTGCCGGCCGACGGTCACCCCGGAGATGGTCGAGCAGTTCGCCTCGGACATCACCACGCACGCCCGGACCTGA
- a CDS encoding DUF805 domain-containing protein translates to MNWYLEVIKKYAVFSGRARRQEFWMFELFNIIIAIVLGAVGFALDFSLLSTLYSLAVFLPSLGVTVRRLHDTGRSGWWILIGLVPIVGFIVLIVFAATEGNQHENAHGPNPKLAPAY, encoded by the coding sequence GTGAACTGGTACCTCGAAGTCATCAAGAAGTACGCGGTCTTCAGCGGCCGGGCGCGCCGCCAGGAATTCTGGATGTTCGAGCTTTTCAACATCATCATCGCGATCGTGCTCGGCGCCGTCGGCTTCGCGCTCGACTTCTCGCTGCTCAGCACGCTGTACTCGCTGGCCGTCTTCCTGCCGTCCCTCGGCGTGACCGTCCGCCGTCTGCACGACACCGGCCGCTCGGGCTGGTGGATCCTCATCGGCCTGGTGCCGATCGTCGGCTTCATCGTCCTCATCGTCTTCGCGGCCACCGAGGGCAACCAGCACGAGAACGCGCACGGCCCGAACCCGAAGCTGGCCCCGGCCTACTGA
- a CDS encoding SPW repeat protein: MLQTRGVAAVEELVILAGIYAAISAWTVHFSATQPALATANLVVGIALAVLGLCMSMVPERSQDLNFVVLLMGAWLIIAPWVVGSSPDTGTILSNVITGACVCLFSLTAGGLLMTKRRT, encoded by the coding sequence ATGCTCCAGACCCGAGGTGTCGCGGCGGTCGAGGAACTCGTGATCCTCGCCGGTATCTACGCCGCGATCTCCGCGTGGACGGTTCACTTCTCCGCCACCCAGCCCGCACTCGCCACCGCCAACCTGGTCGTCGGTATCGCCCTCGCGGTCCTCGGCCTGTGCATGTCGATGGTTCCCGAGCGGTCGCAGGACCTCAACTTCGTCGTCCTGTTGATGGGCGCGTGGCTGATCATCGCCCCGTGGGTGGTCGGGTCGAGCCCCGACACCGGCACCATCCTCAGCAACGTCATCACCGGCGCGTGCGTCTGCCTGTTCTCCCTCACGGCCGGCGGACTGCTCATGACCAAGCGAAGGACGTGA
- a CDS encoding cupin domain-containing protein, with protein sequence MTGIVKKNFDAADETRPFEDGKGRLDLLNGERGPVGRAVFEPGWQWSKHVKPIAGTDSCQASHVGYVVSGRMKVVMDDGDSAEYGAGDYMEVKPGHDAWVLGDEACVAVDWTGFGDYARPSG encoded by the coding sequence ATGACAGGCATCGTCAAGAAGAACTTCGACGCAGCGGACGAGACCCGCCCCTTCGAGGACGGCAAGGGCAGGCTGGATCTGCTCAACGGAGAACGCGGCCCGGTCGGCCGCGCGGTGTTCGAGCCCGGCTGGCAGTGGTCCAAGCACGTCAAGCCGATCGCCGGCACCGACAGCTGCCAGGCCTCGCACGTCGGGTACGTCGTCAGCGGCCGGATGAAGGTCGTCATGGACGACGGCGATTCGGCGGAGTACGGCGCCGGGGACTACATGGAGGTCAAGCCCGGCCACGACGCCTGGGTCCTCGGTGACGAGGCCTGCGTCGCCGTGGACTGGACGGGCTTCGGCGACTACGCCCGGCCGTCCGGCTGA
- a CDS encoding LysR family transcriptional regulator, producing the protein MDLDAVRTFLAVVDSGRFREAAAELAVTQQAVSKRVAALEKELGVRLLARTARGAEVTIDGQAFLPHARALLHAEARALASVRPEMRALRVDVIGRRLATAGLLRGFHRAHPEIELDVVTLFDADAAVAALGAGTIDASFRAVTMPGRRLPKGIEALPVLDEPMQLLTGPGHALAGARSVPLARLAGHRIWIPGIVGGTEWAAYYADLAAAFGLTIEVTGPDFGPEALFDTIADSPELATFVGGGTRLVWPEGHDLRRVAVHGPTPVYPHSLLWAVDNPHPALLALRDHLASSPDAPGSPASAGLEADIWTPAWARPRDHRPEL; encoded by the coding sequence GTGGATCTCGATGCCGTACGCACCTTCCTGGCCGTGGTGGACTCGGGCCGGTTCCGGGAGGCGGCCGCCGAGCTGGCGGTCACCCAGCAGGCCGTCTCCAAGCGGGTCGCCGCGCTGGAGAAGGAGCTCGGCGTGCGACTGCTCGCCCGCACCGCGCGCGGGGCCGAGGTGACGATCGACGGGCAGGCGTTCCTGCCGCACGCGCGCGCCCTGCTGCATGCCGAGGCGCGGGCACTGGCCTCCGTACGGCCGGAGATGCGGGCGCTGCGCGTGGACGTGATCGGCCGGCGGCTGGCGACCGCGGGGCTGCTGCGGGGGTTCCACCGGGCGCATCCGGAGATCGAGCTGGACGTCGTGACGCTCTTCGACGCGGACGCGGCCGTCGCCGCTCTCGGGGCCGGCACCATCGACGCGTCCTTCCGGGCGGTCACGATGCCCGGCAGGCGGCTGCCCAAGGGGATCGAGGCACTGCCGGTCCTGGACGAGCCGATGCAGCTCCTGACGGGTCCCGGGCACGCGCTCGCGGGCGCGCGTTCCGTCCCGCTCGCGCGGCTCGCCGGCCACCGGATCTGGATTCCCGGCATCGTCGGCGGGACCGAGTGGGCGGCCTACTACGCGGATCTGGCCGCCGCGTTCGGACTCACCATCGAGGTGACGGGCCCGGACTTCGGCCCCGAGGCGCTGTTCGACACCATCGCGGACTCCCCCGAGCTTGCGACGTTCGTCGGTGGGGGCACCCGACTCGTCTGGCCGGAGGGCCACGACCTGCGGCGCGTCGCCGTGCACGGTCCGACTCCGGTCTATCCGCACTCACTTCTGTGGGCCGTGGACAACCCCCACCCGGCGCTCCTCGCCCTCCGCGACCATCTCGCCTCCTCTCCCGACGCCCCCGGGTCCCCTGCGTCGGCGGGGCTGGAGGCCGACATCTGGACACCCGCATGGGCACGGCCACGGGATCACCGTCCCGAGCTCTAG
- a CDS encoding MFS transporter, translated as MAGGASLGRDFGWLWAAYAAGTLGTWVAFNAFPLLAITVLHKGSAEVAALAAVGAAVGAAVALPLGPWVEFRRKRPVMIAMDLVRCAAVLSVAVAYALDRLGFAQLLVVSVVVAAADITFGAASGACLKALVPAEGRLVAQARLESTTWTATVLGPPLGGALVALLGPVATVLVDALSYLLSAAGIRAIKGREPRPVREEGPGVRAGGLLEGWRHILAQPVLRPLFLNSVLVNGLIMATAPLLAVLMLGPLGFAPWQYGLAFAVPCVGGLVGSRLSRPLVARYGRHRVLWTSGVLRACWPVGLAFVHPGVTGLVLVMAVELALITCAAVFTPVLATHRLDLTPTDRVARTLTAWSVTAKASVAGLTALWGLLAAVVGPRAAIGLAGVLLLATPLLLPREEVRTRASVDTCK; from the coding sequence ATGGCGGGCGGGGCGTCCCTCGGACGGGACTTCGGGTGGCTGTGGGCGGCGTACGCGGCCGGCACCCTGGGCACCTGGGTCGCCTTCAACGCGTTCCCGCTGCTCGCGATCACCGTGCTCCACAAGGGCTCCGCCGAGGTGGCCGCGCTGGCCGCCGTGGGGGCCGCCGTCGGCGCGGCGGTCGCACTGCCCCTCGGCCCCTGGGTGGAGTTCCGCCGCAAGCGTCCCGTGATGATCGCCATGGACCTCGTGCGGTGCGCTGCGGTGCTGAGCGTCGCCGTCGCGTACGCGCTGGACCGCCTCGGCTTCGCCCAGCTCCTCGTCGTCTCCGTCGTCGTCGCCGCGGCCGACATCACTTTCGGCGCGGCCTCCGGCGCCTGCCTGAAGGCACTCGTACCGGCGGAGGGCCGGCTCGTCGCACAGGCCCGGCTCGAATCCACGACATGGACCGCGACCGTCCTCGGGCCGCCGCTCGGCGGCGCCCTGGTCGCGCTCCTCGGCCCGGTGGCGACCGTGCTGGTCGACGCCCTGAGCTATCTGCTCTCGGCGGCGGGCATCCGCGCGATCAAGGGGCGCGAGCCCCGTCCTGTACGCGAGGAAGGGCCGGGGGTGAGGGCCGGCGGCCTTCTCGAAGGGTGGCGGCACATCCTCGCCCAGCCCGTCCTGCGCCCGCTGTTCCTCAACTCCGTCCTGGTCAACGGCCTGATCATGGCGACCGCTCCGCTCCTCGCCGTCCTGATGCTCGGGCCGCTCGGCTTCGCTCCCTGGCAGTACGGGCTGGCCTTCGCGGTGCCCTGCGTCGGCGGCCTCGTCGGCTCACGGCTCTCCCGGCCGCTCGTCGCGCGGTACGGCCGGCACCGGGTCCTGTGGACCTCGGGAGTGCTCCGGGCGTGCTGGCCCGTCGGCCTCGCCTTCGTCCACCCCGGTGTCACCGGACTGGTGCTCGTCATGGCGGTCGAGCTGGCCCTGATCACCTGCGCCGCTGTGTTCACCCCGGTGCTCGCCACCCACCGCCTCGACCTGACGCCGACCGACCGGGTCGCCCGTACCCTCACCGCCTGGTCCGTCACGGCGAAGGCGTCCGTCGCCGGCCTGACCGCGCTCTGGGGACTTCTCGCGGCCGTCGTCGGACCTCGGGCGGCGATCGGCCTTGCGGGTGTCCTGCTGCTCGCGACACCGCTGCTGCTGCCCAGGGAGGAGGTGCGTACGAGGGCGAGCGTTGACACGTGTAAATGA
- a CDS encoding carboxylesterase family protein, which translates to MNTTGSTIVATDRGPVRGERRADGSLRFLGIPYAQPPVGDLRFAAPVPPEPWTEPLDATAYGPTAQRRPFAEVTTIPEPSVPGPGILNLNVFTPGADPAAALPVLVWIHGGGYVAGSAASPWYDGAAFNRDGVVLVSVGYRLGIEGFLHLEDAPDNRGVRDWIAALTWVRDNIAAFGGDPAKVTVAGQSAGGGAVQTLLAVPAARGLFRGALSVSGAVPRPDGPDVARAVSRLLTARTGVPATAAALRDLGDDEILALQDRLSGPGADREGLPPMLSFAPFADGELIPLPVQDALTTGEAGADVPLMLGFTEHEFTMFPAPGPEGPPLPVFLGALGLDPARTDALAEAYAEGGPERLFGQALTDATFRAPNLAVADARAARERPTWLYEFAWRSPATDLAFHCVDLPFAFDLLDAEGVPAVAGDAPPRVLADAMHRAWVAFVTDQDPGADWPRYTAEGRATMIWDAEPRVAEDPLSPVRALWLD; encoded by the coding sequence ATGAACACCACCGGCAGCACCATCGTGGCCACCGACCGCGGGCCCGTCCGGGGCGAGCGCCGTGCCGACGGCAGCCTGCGCTTCCTCGGCATCCCGTACGCGCAGCCGCCCGTCGGCGACCTGCGGTTCGCCGCGCCCGTGCCGCCGGAGCCGTGGACGGAGCCGCTGGACGCCACCGCGTACGGCCCGACGGCACAGCGCCGCCCCTTCGCCGAGGTCACCACCATCCCCGAGCCCTCCGTCCCGGGCCCCGGAATCCTCAACCTCAACGTCTTCACCCCCGGCGCCGACCCCGCCGCCGCACTGCCCGTCCTCGTCTGGATCCACGGCGGCGGCTACGTCGCCGGCTCGGCGGCCAGCCCCTGGTACGACGGAGCCGCCTTCAACCGGGACGGTGTCGTCCTCGTCTCGGTCGGCTACCGCCTCGGCATCGAGGGCTTCCTGCACCTGGAGGACGCCCCCGACAACCGTGGCGTACGCGACTGGATCGCCGCCCTCACATGGGTACGGGACAACATCGCGGCCTTCGGGGGCGACCCCGCCAAGGTCACCGTCGCCGGACAGTCGGCGGGCGGCGGAGCCGTCCAGACCCTCCTCGCCGTCCCTGCCGCCCGGGGCCTGTTCCGTGGCGCGCTCTCCGTCTCGGGCGCCGTCCCGCGCCCCGACGGCCCGGACGTGGCCCGCGCCGTCTCCCGGCTCCTCACCGCCCGCACCGGCGTACCGGCCACCGCCGCCGCCCTCCGCGACCTCGGCGACGACGAGATCCTCGCCCTCCAGGACCGCCTGAGCGGGCCGGGCGCCGACCGCGAGGGCCTGCCGCCGATGCTGTCCTTCGCCCCCTTCGCCGACGGCGAGCTCATCCCGCTGCCCGTCCAGGACGCGCTCACGACGGGCGAGGCGGGCGCGGACGTGCCGCTGATGCTCGGCTTCACCGAGCACGAGTTCACGATGTTCCCCGCGCCCGGACCGGAGGGCCCGCCGCTGCCCGTATTCCTCGGCGCTCTCGGCCTCGACCCCGCGCGGACCGACGCCCTCGCGGAGGCGTACGCGGAGGGCGGCCCTGAGCGGCTCTTCGGCCAGGCGCTGACCGACGCGACCTTCCGCGCCCCGAACCTCGCCGTCGCCGACGCCCGCGCCGCACGCGAACGGCCCACCTGGCTCTACGAGTTCGCCTGGCGCTCACCCGCCACGGACCTCGCCTTCCACTGCGTCGACCTGCCCTTCGCGTTCGACCTCCTCGACGCCGAGGGAGTACCGGCCGTCGCCGGGGACGCGCCGCCGCGCGTGCTCGCCGACGCCATGCACCGGGCCTGGGTCGCCTTCGTGACCGACCAGGACCCGGGCGCCGACTGGCCCCGCTACACGGCCGAGGGGCGCGCCACGATGATCTGGGACGCGGAACCCCGCGTTGCGGAGGACCCGCTGAGCCCGGTCCGGGCGCTCTGGCTGGACTGA